A single region of the Hippoglossus hippoglossus isolate fHipHip1 chromosome 17, fHipHip1.pri, whole genome shotgun sequence genome encodes:
- the gad1b gene encoding glutamate decarboxylase 1b isoform X3 gives MATSEPRATGGDQDPNTANLRPPSTRFLQKNNSMEEKGRLTGQKNLLSCDNSDREPGFHHTETDFSNLFARDLLPAKNGEEPTIQFLLEVVDILTNYVKKTFDRSTKVLDFHHPHQLLEGMEGFNLELSDQPESLEQILVDCRDTLKYGVRTGHPRFFNQLSSGLDIIGLAGEWLTSTANTNMFTYEIAPVFVLMEQLTLKKMREMIGWPSGEGDGLFSPGGAISNMYSVMMARYKYFPEVKTKGMSAAPRLVLFTSEHSHYSIKKAGAALGFGTENVILLSTDERGRVIPADLEAKILDAKQKGCVPLFVNATAGSTVYGAFDPINEIADICEKYNLWLHVDGAWGGGLLMSRKHRHKLSGVERANSVTWNPHKMMGVPLQCSAILVREKGILAGCNSMCAGYLFQPDKQYDVTYDTGDKAIQCGRHVDIFKFWLMWKAKGTIGFEQHIDRCLDLSQYLYNKIKNREGYEMVFDGEPQHTNVCFWYIPPSLRGMPEGDERREKLHMVAPKIKAMMMESGTVMVGYQPQGNKVNFFRMVVSNLAVTQSDIDFLTDEIERLGHDL, from the exons GGTTCCTGCAGAAGAACAACAGcatggaggagaagggaaggCTCACAGGCCAGAAGAATCTACTGTCCTGTGACAACAGTGACCGGGAGCCAGGCTTCCACCACACCGAGACCGACTTCTCCAACCTGTTCGCACGAG ACCTGCTGCCGGCCAAGAATGGAGAGGAGCCCACCATACAGTTTCTATTGGAGGTGGTCGACATCCTCACCAACTACGTCAAGAAGACCTTCGACCGTTCCACCAAGGTGCTGGACTTCCACCACCCTCACCAGCTGCTGGAGGGCATGGAGGGCTTCAACCTGGAACTGTCCGACCAGCCCGAGTCCCTGGAGCAGATCCTGGTGGACTGCAGGGACACGCTCAAGTATGGCGTCCGGACAG GTCACCCGCGCTTTTTCAACCAGTTGTCCTCTGGTCTGGACATCATCGGTCTGGCTGGAGAGTGGCTCACCTCCACCGCCAACACCAACAT GTTCACCTATGAGATtgctccagtgtttgtgttgatggaGCAGCTGACTCTGAAGAAGATGAGAGAGATGATTGGTTGGCCCAGCGGAGAGGGGGACGGCCTCTTTTCACCAG GGGGCGCTATCTCCAACATGTACAGCGTGATGATGGCACGTTACAAGTATTTCCCAGAGGTCAAGACCAAGGGCATGTCTGCTGCTCCCCGCCTCGTCCTCTTCACATCCGAGCAT AGCCACTACTCCATAAAGAAGGCTGGCGCTGCTCTGGGCTTTGGCACGGAGAATGTGATCCTGCTGAGCACAGATGAGAG GGGGAGAGTGATTCCTGCAGATCTGGAGGCCAAGATCCTTGATGCCAAACAGAAG GGTTGCGTGCCACTGTTTGTGAACGCCACAGCTGGTTCTACCGTGTACGGTGCATTTGACCCCATAAATGAGATCGCTGACATCTGTGAGAAGTACAACTTGTGGCTGCACGTGGAT GGAGCGTGGGGTGGTGGACTGCTGATGTCCAGGAAGCATCGTCATAAGCTCAGTGGAGTTGAGAG GGCCAACTCTGTCACATGGAACCCTCACAAGATGATGGGCGTGCCTCTGCAGTGCTCTGCCATCCTGGTCAGAGAGAAG gGGATCCTGGCAGGATGTAACTCCATGTGCGCCGGCTACCTGTTCCAACCAGACAAACAGTACGACGTCACATACGACACAGGGGACAAGGCCATCCAGTGCGGCCGACACGTCGACATCTTCAAGTTCTGGCTCATGTGGAAGGCCAAG GGCACCATCGGGTTTGAGCAGCACATTGACAGGTGTCTGGACCTGTCTCAGTACCTGTACAACAAGATCAAGAACAGGGAGGGATATGAGATGGTGTTTGATGGAGAG ccCCAGCACACCAACGTTTGCTTCTGGTACATACCACCCAGCCTGAGAGGCATGCCAGAGGGTGATGAGCGGCGAGAAAAACTCCACATG GTGGCGCCGAAGATCAAGGCCATGATGATGGAGTCAGGGACCGTCATGGTGGGCTACCAACCCCAGGGCAATAAAGTCAACTTCTTCCGTATGGTCGTCTCCAACCTCGCGGTCACCCAGTCTGACATCGACTTCCTCACCGATGAGATTGAGAGGCTGGGTCACGACCTGTAG
- the gad1b gene encoding glutamate decarboxylase 1b isoform X2 encodes MATSEPRATGGDQDPNTANLRPPSTTNEYAWMHGCTRKLGMKICGFLQKNNSMEEKGRLTGQKNLLSCDNSDREPGFHHTETDFSNLFARDLLPAKNGEEPTIQFLLEVVDILTNYVKKTFDRSTKVLDFHHPHQLLEGMEGFNLELSDQPESLEQILVDCRDTLKYGVRTGHPRFFNQLSSGLDIIGLAGEWLTSTANTNMFTYEIAPVFVLMEQLTLKKMREMIGWPSGEGDGLFSPGGAISNMYSVMMARYKYFPEVKTKGMSAAPRLVLFTSEHSHYSIKKAGAALGFGTENVILLSTDERGRVIPADLEAKILDAKQKGCVPLFVNATAGSTVYGAFDPINEIADICEKYNLWLHVDGAWGGGLLMSRKHRHKLSGVERANSVTWNPHKMMGVPLQCSAILVREKGILAGCNSMCAGYLFQPDKQYDVTYDTGDKAIQCGRHVDIFKFWLMWKAKGTIGFEQHIDRCLDLSQYLYNKIKNREGYEMVFDGEPQHTNVCFWYIPPSLRGMPEGDERREKLHQVAPKIKAMMMESGTVMVGYQPQGNKVNFFRMVVSNLAVTQSDIDFLTDEIERLGHDL; translated from the exons CTAACGAATATGCGTGGATGCACGGATGCACACGGAAACTGGGGATGAAGATCTGTG GGTTCCTGCAGAAGAACAACAGcatggaggagaagggaaggCTCACAGGCCAGAAGAATCTACTGTCCTGTGACAACAGTGACCGGGAGCCAGGCTTCCACCACACCGAGACCGACTTCTCCAACCTGTTCGCACGAG ACCTGCTGCCGGCCAAGAATGGAGAGGAGCCCACCATACAGTTTCTATTGGAGGTGGTCGACATCCTCACCAACTACGTCAAGAAGACCTTCGACCGTTCCACCAAGGTGCTGGACTTCCACCACCCTCACCAGCTGCTGGAGGGCATGGAGGGCTTCAACCTGGAACTGTCCGACCAGCCCGAGTCCCTGGAGCAGATCCTGGTGGACTGCAGGGACACGCTCAAGTATGGCGTCCGGACAG GTCACCCGCGCTTTTTCAACCAGTTGTCCTCTGGTCTGGACATCATCGGTCTGGCTGGAGAGTGGCTCACCTCCACCGCCAACACCAACAT GTTCACCTATGAGATtgctccagtgtttgtgttgatggaGCAGCTGACTCTGAAGAAGATGAGAGAGATGATTGGTTGGCCCAGCGGAGAGGGGGACGGCCTCTTTTCACCAG GGGGCGCTATCTCCAACATGTACAGCGTGATGATGGCACGTTACAAGTATTTCCCAGAGGTCAAGACCAAGGGCATGTCTGCTGCTCCCCGCCTCGTCCTCTTCACATCCGAGCAT AGCCACTACTCCATAAAGAAGGCTGGCGCTGCTCTGGGCTTTGGCACGGAGAATGTGATCCTGCTGAGCACAGATGAGAG GGGGAGAGTGATTCCTGCAGATCTGGAGGCCAAGATCCTTGATGCCAAACAGAAG GGTTGCGTGCCACTGTTTGTGAACGCCACAGCTGGTTCTACCGTGTACGGTGCATTTGACCCCATAAATGAGATCGCTGACATCTGTGAGAAGTACAACTTGTGGCTGCACGTGGAT GGAGCGTGGGGTGGTGGACTGCTGATGTCCAGGAAGCATCGTCATAAGCTCAGTGGAGTTGAGAG GGCCAACTCTGTCACATGGAACCCTCACAAGATGATGGGCGTGCCTCTGCAGTGCTCTGCCATCCTGGTCAGAGAGAAG gGGATCCTGGCAGGATGTAACTCCATGTGCGCCGGCTACCTGTTCCAACCAGACAAACAGTACGACGTCACATACGACACAGGGGACAAGGCCATCCAGTGCGGCCGACACGTCGACATCTTCAAGTTCTGGCTCATGTGGAAGGCCAAG GGCACCATCGGGTTTGAGCAGCACATTGACAGGTGTCTGGACCTGTCTCAGTACCTGTACAACAAGATCAAGAACAGGGAGGGATATGAGATGGTGTTTGATGGAGAG ccCCAGCACACCAACGTTTGCTTCTGGTACATACCACCCAGCCTGAGAGGCATGCCAGAGGGTGATGAGCGGCGAGAAAAACTCCAC CAGGTGGCGCCGAAGATCAAGGCCATGATGATGGAGTCAGGGACCGTCATGGTGGGCTACCAACCCCAGGGCAATAAAGTCAACTTCTTCCGTATGGTCGTCTCCAACCTCGCGGTCACCCAGTCTGACATCGACTTCCTCACCGATGAGATTGAGAGGCTGGGTCACGACCTGTAG
- the LOC117778654 gene encoding Golgi reassembly-stacking protein 2-like isoform X1: protein MGGSQSVEIPGGGSEGYHVLRVQENSPGHRAGLEPFFDFIVSINNTRLNKDNDTLKDLLKASVEKPVKMLVYSSKTLELRESTVTPSNLWGGQGLLGVSIRFCSFEGANENVWHVLEVEPNSPAALAGLRPHTDYIIGADTVMNETSLPQYDSVLQSEDLFSLIESHEGKGLKLYVYNTDTDNCREVVITPNTAWGGEGSLGCGIGYGYLHRIPTRPFEEGKKICFPGNNPSEPISPLKDGFTEVQLSAVSPPPAASAVPTSLEDALSGLSISTAPPTMPSELQTGLPTVPLLSSSTSPSLSPLIPLNRAATSFNPATTLPGLMALPGGLPPLPNLPNLNLPLPDLSALSLAGTSTLPPLGTTVPHLASLPPLNLPGLVPFPPLSTMLPSQMPPLLPQGLAPLLPTTTAAVTVTAAPAVAPAAGFTASTEALPTNATESPAPTEITQTSS, encoded by the exons ATGGGAGGGTCTCAGAGCGTGGAGATACCGGGCGGAGGCTCCGAGGGGTACCACGTCCTCCGG GTTCAGGAGAATTCCCCTGGACACCGTGCAGGGCTGGAGCCTTTCTTTGATTTCATTGTCTCCATCAATAATACCAGACTG aacaAGGATAACGACACTCTGAAGGACTTGTTGAAAGCCAGTGTAGAGAAACCAGTGAAGATGCTGGTTTACTCCTCGAAGACTCTGGAGCTGCGGGAGTCCACCGTCACACCCAGTAACCTGTGGGGAGGGCAGGGCTTGCTTGGTGTGTCCATTCGTTTCTGCAGCTTTGAAGGAGCCAATGAGAATGTTTGGCATGTGCTG GAAGTGGAGCCAAACTCCCCAGCAGCCCTGGCCGGCTTGCGGCCGCACACTGACTACATCATCGGAGCCGACACTGTAATGAATGAG aCCTCTCTGCCACAATATGACTCCGTCCTGCAGTCAGAGGACCTGTTCTCTCTGATAGAGAGCCACGAGGGGAAAGGCCTGAAGCTCTATGTGTACAACACGGACACTGACAACTGTAGAGAGGTGGTCATCACACCCAACACTGCCTGGGGAGGAGAGGGCAG ccTTGGATGTGGGATTGGTTATGGATACCTTCACAGGATTCCCACTCGGCCTTTTGAAGAAGGGAAGAAGATCTGTTTCCCTGGAAATAATCCCAGTGAGCCCATCAGTCCACTGAAGGATGGATTCACTGAG GTCCAGCTTTCagcagtgtctcctcctcccgctgCATCTGCTGTCCCCACAAGCCTAGAAGATGCACTGTCTGGCCTGTCAATCAGCACAGCCCCACCCACCATGCCCAGCGAGCTGCAGACAG GTTTGCCCACAGTCCCGCTGCTCTCCTCTTCCACCAGCCCCTCCCTCAGTCCCCTCATTCCACTGAATCGTGCCGCCACCAGCTTCAACCCTGCCACCACGCTACCAG gtCTGATGGCCCTCCCAGGTGGCTTACCTCCTCTCCCTAACCTCCCCAACCTCAACCTGCCACTCCCAGACCTCAGTGCCTTGTCACTAGCAGGCACCAGCACTTTACCGCCACTGGGAACA ACAGTCCCTCATCTGGCCTCTCTCCCACCCCTCAACTTGCCGGGTCTGGTCCCGTTCCCCCCTCTTTCCACCATGCTGCCCTCCCAGAtgcctcctctcctgcctcagGGACTGGCCCCTCTCTTacccaccaccaccgccgctgTCACAGTCACAGCGGCGCCTGCTGTCGCCCCCGCCGCCGGCTTCACGGCGTCCACGGAAGCCCTCCCAACGAACGCCACGGAATCCCCAGCTCCCACGGAAATAACACAAACGTCGTCATAA
- the LOC117778654 gene encoding Golgi reassembly-stacking protein 2-like isoform X2, protein MGGSQSVEIPGGGSEGYHVLRVQENSPGHRAGLEPFFDFIVSINNTRLNKDNDTLKDLLKASVEKPVKMLVYSSKTLELRESTVTPSNLWGGQGLLGVSIRFCSFEGANENVWHVLEVEPNSPAALAGLRPHTDYIIGADTVMNEDSVLQSEDLFSLIESHEGKGLKLYVYNTDTDNCREVVITPNTAWGGEGSLGCGIGYGYLHRIPTRPFEEGKKICFPGNNPSEPISPLKDGFTEVQLSAVSPPPAASAVPTSLEDALSGLSISTAPPTMPSELQTGLPTVPLLSSSTSPSLSPLIPLNRAATSFNPATTLPGLMALPGGLPPLPNLPNLNLPLPDLSALSLAGTSTLPPLGTTVPHLASLPPLNLPGLVPFPPLSTMLPSQMPPLLPQGLAPLLPTTTAAVTVTAAPAVAPAAGFTASTEALPTNATESPAPTEITQTSS, encoded by the exons ATGGGAGGGTCTCAGAGCGTGGAGATACCGGGCGGAGGCTCCGAGGGGTACCACGTCCTCCGG GTTCAGGAGAATTCCCCTGGACACCGTGCAGGGCTGGAGCCTTTCTTTGATTTCATTGTCTCCATCAATAATACCAGACTG aacaAGGATAACGACACTCTGAAGGACTTGTTGAAAGCCAGTGTAGAGAAACCAGTGAAGATGCTGGTTTACTCCTCGAAGACTCTGGAGCTGCGGGAGTCCACCGTCACACCCAGTAACCTGTGGGGAGGGCAGGGCTTGCTTGGTGTGTCCATTCGTTTCTGCAGCTTTGAAGGAGCCAATGAGAATGTTTGGCATGTGCTG GAAGTGGAGCCAAACTCCCCAGCAGCCCTGGCCGGCTTGCGGCCGCACACTGACTACATCATCGGAGCCGACACTGTAATGAATGAG GACTCCGTCCTGCAGTCAGAGGACCTGTTCTCTCTGATAGAGAGCCACGAGGGGAAAGGCCTGAAGCTCTATGTGTACAACACGGACACTGACAACTGTAGAGAGGTGGTCATCACACCCAACACTGCCTGGGGAGGAGAGGGCAG ccTTGGATGTGGGATTGGTTATGGATACCTTCACAGGATTCCCACTCGGCCTTTTGAAGAAGGGAAGAAGATCTGTTTCCCTGGAAATAATCCCAGTGAGCCCATCAGTCCACTGAAGGATGGATTCACTGAG GTCCAGCTTTCagcagtgtctcctcctcccgctgCATCTGCTGTCCCCACAAGCCTAGAAGATGCACTGTCTGGCCTGTCAATCAGCACAGCCCCACCCACCATGCCCAGCGAGCTGCAGACAG GTTTGCCCACAGTCCCGCTGCTCTCCTCTTCCACCAGCCCCTCCCTCAGTCCCCTCATTCCACTGAATCGTGCCGCCACCAGCTTCAACCCTGCCACCACGCTACCAG gtCTGATGGCCCTCCCAGGTGGCTTACCTCCTCTCCCTAACCTCCCCAACCTCAACCTGCCACTCCCAGACCTCAGTGCCTTGTCACTAGCAGGCACCAGCACTTTACCGCCACTGGGAACA ACAGTCCCTCATCTGGCCTCTCTCCCACCCCTCAACTTGCCGGGTCTGGTCCCGTTCCCCCCTCTTTCCACCATGCTGCCCTCCCAGAtgcctcctctcctgcctcagGGACTGGCCCCTCTCTTacccaccaccaccgccgctgTCACAGTCACAGCGGCGCCTGCTGTCGCCCCCGCCGCCGGCTTCACGGCGTCCACGGAAGCCCTCCCAACGAACGCCACGGAATCCCCAGCTCCCACGGAAATAACACAAACGTCGTCATAA
- the gad1b gene encoding glutamate decarboxylase 1b isoform X1: MATSEPRATGGDQDPNTANLRPPSTTNEYAWMHGCTRKLGMKICGFLQKNNSMEEKGRLTGQKNLLSCDNSDREPGFHHTETDFSNLFARDLLPAKNGEEPTIQFLLEVVDILTNYVKKTFDRSTKVLDFHHPHQLLEGMEGFNLELSDQPESLEQILVDCRDTLKYGVRTGHPRFFNQLSSGLDIIGLAGEWLTSTANTNMFTYEIAPVFVLMEQLTLKKMREMIGWPSGEGDGLFSPGGAISNMYSVMMARYKYFPEVKTKGMSAAPRLVLFTSEHSHYSIKKAGAALGFGTENVILLSTDERGRVIPADLEAKILDAKQKGCVPLFVNATAGSTVYGAFDPINEIADICEKYNLWLHVDGAWGGGLLMSRKHRHKLSGVERANSVTWNPHKMMGVPLQCSAILVREKGILAGCNSMCAGYLFQPDKQYDVTYDTGDKAIQCGRHVDIFKFWLMWKAKGTIGFEQHIDRCLDLSQYLYNKIKNREGYEMVFDGEPQHTNVCFWYIPPSLRGMPEGDERREKLHMVAPKIKAMMMESGTVMVGYQPQGNKVNFFRMVVSNLAVTQSDIDFLTDEIERLGHDL; the protein is encoded by the exons CTAACGAATATGCGTGGATGCACGGATGCACACGGAAACTGGGGATGAAGATCTGTG GGTTCCTGCAGAAGAACAACAGcatggaggagaagggaaggCTCACAGGCCAGAAGAATCTACTGTCCTGTGACAACAGTGACCGGGAGCCAGGCTTCCACCACACCGAGACCGACTTCTCCAACCTGTTCGCACGAG ACCTGCTGCCGGCCAAGAATGGAGAGGAGCCCACCATACAGTTTCTATTGGAGGTGGTCGACATCCTCACCAACTACGTCAAGAAGACCTTCGACCGTTCCACCAAGGTGCTGGACTTCCACCACCCTCACCAGCTGCTGGAGGGCATGGAGGGCTTCAACCTGGAACTGTCCGACCAGCCCGAGTCCCTGGAGCAGATCCTGGTGGACTGCAGGGACACGCTCAAGTATGGCGTCCGGACAG GTCACCCGCGCTTTTTCAACCAGTTGTCCTCTGGTCTGGACATCATCGGTCTGGCTGGAGAGTGGCTCACCTCCACCGCCAACACCAACAT GTTCACCTATGAGATtgctccagtgtttgtgttgatggaGCAGCTGACTCTGAAGAAGATGAGAGAGATGATTGGTTGGCCCAGCGGAGAGGGGGACGGCCTCTTTTCACCAG GGGGCGCTATCTCCAACATGTACAGCGTGATGATGGCACGTTACAAGTATTTCCCAGAGGTCAAGACCAAGGGCATGTCTGCTGCTCCCCGCCTCGTCCTCTTCACATCCGAGCAT AGCCACTACTCCATAAAGAAGGCTGGCGCTGCTCTGGGCTTTGGCACGGAGAATGTGATCCTGCTGAGCACAGATGAGAG GGGGAGAGTGATTCCTGCAGATCTGGAGGCCAAGATCCTTGATGCCAAACAGAAG GGTTGCGTGCCACTGTTTGTGAACGCCACAGCTGGTTCTACCGTGTACGGTGCATTTGACCCCATAAATGAGATCGCTGACATCTGTGAGAAGTACAACTTGTGGCTGCACGTGGAT GGAGCGTGGGGTGGTGGACTGCTGATGTCCAGGAAGCATCGTCATAAGCTCAGTGGAGTTGAGAG GGCCAACTCTGTCACATGGAACCCTCACAAGATGATGGGCGTGCCTCTGCAGTGCTCTGCCATCCTGGTCAGAGAGAAG gGGATCCTGGCAGGATGTAACTCCATGTGCGCCGGCTACCTGTTCCAACCAGACAAACAGTACGACGTCACATACGACACAGGGGACAAGGCCATCCAGTGCGGCCGACACGTCGACATCTTCAAGTTCTGGCTCATGTGGAAGGCCAAG GGCACCATCGGGTTTGAGCAGCACATTGACAGGTGTCTGGACCTGTCTCAGTACCTGTACAACAAGATCAAGAACAGGGAGGGATATGAGATGGTGTTTGATGGAGAG ccCCAGCACACCAACGTTTGCTTCTGGTACATACCACCCAGCCTGAGAGGCATGCCAGAGGGTGATGAGCGGCGAGAAAAACTCCACATG GTGGCGCCGAAGATCAAGGCCATGATGATGGAGTCAGGGACCGTCATGGTGGGCTACCAACCCCAGGGCAATAAAGTCAACTTCTTCCGTATGGTCGTCTCCAACCTCGCGGTCACCCAGTCTGACATCGACTTCCTCACCGATGAGATTGAGAGGCTGGGTCACGACCTGTAG
- the LOC117778654 gene encoding Golgi reassembly-stacking protein 2-like isoform X3, whose product MGGSQSVEIPGGGSEGYHVLRVQENSPGHRAGLEPFFDFIVSINNTRLNKDNDTLKDLLKASVEKPVKMLVYSSKTLELRESTVTPSNLWGGQGLLGVSIRFCSFEGANENVWHVLEVEPNSPAALAGLRPHTDYIIGADTVMNESEDLFSLIESHEGKGLKLYVYNTDTDNCREVVITPNTAWGGEGSLGCGIGYGYLHRIPTRPFEEGKKICFPGNNPSEPISPLKDGFTEVQLSAVSPPPAASAVPTSLEDALSGLSISTAPPTMPSELQTGLPTVPLLSSSTSPSLSPLIPLNRAATSFNPATTLPGLMALPGGLPPLPNLPNLNLPLPDLSALSLAGTSTLPPLGTTVPHLASLPPLNLPGLVPFPPLSTMLPSQMPPLLPQGLAPLLPTTTAAVTVTAAPAVAPAAGFTASTEALPTNATESPAPTEITQTSS is encoded by the exons ATGGGAGGGTCTCAGAGCGTGGAGATACCGGGCGGAGGCTCCGAGGGGTACCACGTCCTCCGG GTTCAGGAGAATTCCCCTGGACACCGTGCAGGGCTGGAGCCTTTCTTTGATTTCATTGTCTCCATCAATAATACCAGACTG aacaAGGATAACGACACTCTGAAGGACTTGTTGAAAGCCAGTGTAGAGAAACCAGTGAAGATGCTGGTTTACTCCTCGAAGACTCTGGAGCTGCGGGAGTCCACCGTCACACCCAGTAACCTGTGGGGAGGGCAGGGCTTGCTTGGTGTGTCCATTCGTTTCTGCAGCTTTGAAGGAGCCAATGAGAATGTTTGGCATGTGCTG GAAGTGGAGCCAAACTCCCCAGCAGCCCTGGCCGGCTTGCGGCCGCACACTGACTACATCATCGGAGCCGACACTGTAATGAATGAG TCAGAGGACCTGTTCTCTCTGATAGAGAGCCACGAGGGGAAAGGCCTGAAGCTCTATGTGTACAACACGGACACTGACAACTGTAGAGAGGTGGTCATCACACCCAACACTGCCTGGGGAGGAGAGGGCAG ccTTGGATGTGGGATTGGTTATGGATACCTTCACAGGATTCCCACTCGGCCTTTTGAAGAAGGGAAGAAGATCTGTTTCCCTGGAAATAATCCCAGTGAGCCCATCAGTCCACTGAAGGATGGATTCACTGAG GTCCAGCTTTCagcagtgtctcctcctcccgctgCATCTGCTGTCCCCACAAGCCTAGAAGATGCACTGTCTGGCCTGTCAATCAGCACAGCCCCACCCACCATGCCCAGCGAGCTGCAGACAG GTTTGCCCACAGTCCCGCTGCTCTCCTCTTCCACCAGCCCCTCCCTCAGTCCCCTCATTCCACTGAATCGTGCCGCCACCAGCTTCAACCCTGCCACCACGCTACCAG gtCTGATGGCCCTCCCAGGTGGCTTACCTCCTCTCCCTAACCTCCCCAACCTCAACCTGCCACTCCCAGACCTCAGTGCCTTGTCACTAGCAGGCACCAGCACTTTACCGCCACTGGGAACA ACAGTCCCTCATCTGGCCTCTCTCCCACCCCTCAACTTGCCGGGTCTGGTCCCGTTCCCCCCTCTTTCCACCATGCTGCCCTCCCAGAtgcctcctctcctgcctcagGGACTGGCCCCTCTCTTacccaccaccaccgccgctgTCACAGTCACAGCGGCGCCTGCTGTCGCCCCCGCCGCCGGCTTCACGGCGTCCACGGAAGCCCTCCCAACGAACGCCACGGAATCCCCAGCTCCCACGGAAATAACACAAACGTCGTCATAA